A region of the Agromyces sp. CF514 genome:
GTTGAGCCGTGCGGCGGCCTTCGGCACGATCGCGGCGGTCGAACCGGTCACGGGCGGGCAGTCGATGCCGAGCACGGTCAGCGCGGGCCTGGCCCACAGCATGTCCGAGACCGTGCCGTCGCCGAGCAGCGCGACGCCCTCGAGCACGCCCGCATCCGTGCGGAACTGCTCGGGGGGATACGGCTCGCCGTGCCAGGCACGGGTGGCGTCGAGGCCTTCGATCGTCGTGTTGCCCTCGCTGTCACGCAGGCCCGCGAGCATCTCGATGAGGGCCGCGAGCGCGTCGGGGGCGGCGCCGCCGAACATGCCGGAGTGCACCTCGGACGCGAGCGCCTCGACCGTGACCACGACGTTCGCCATGCCCCTCAGGCTCACGGTCGCCGCCGGGCGCCCGACCGCCGCATTGCCGGTGTCGCACACCAGGATCACGTCGGCCCGCAGCACGTCGGGGTTCGCGGCCGCATACGCCTCGAGTCCGCCCGTTCCCTGCTCCTCGGATCCCTCGACGACGACCTTCAGGTTCACCGGGATGTCGTCGCCGAGCGCCCGCAGGGCGAGCAGGTGCGTCACGATGTTGCCCTTGCAGTCCGCTGCGCCCCGCCCGTGCCAGCGGCCATCGACCTCGGTGAGCTCGAACGGCGGCGTGCTCCAGGCGGACTCGTCGAGCGGCGGCTGCACGTCGTAGTGCGAGTAGAGCAGCACCGTCGGGGCATCCGGAACCGTCGTCGCCCTCGACCCGACGACCGCGTGGCTGCCGTCGGGCGTGAGCTCGAGCCTGGCGTCGGCGAACCCGAGCTCGGCGAACCGGCCGCGCACCCACTCGGCCGCCCTCGCGCACTCCTCGGGCGGGAACTGGCGCGGGTCGGCGACGGATCGGATCGCCACGAGTTCGGCCAGCTCGGGGCGGACCCCGTCCATCAGGTCGTGGACGCGCGACCGGAGGTCGTCGCTCATCCGTTCGCCGAATCGGTCGTCTGCAGGTCGTCGACGAACTGCTGGAAGTCCTCGAGCTCGTCCGGGCAGTACACCTGGATGATCGCCAACTGGCCCTTCAGCACGTCGTTGTCGACGATCACCGGTCGCTCACCCGGCGCGCCGGGGTTCGTCGTCAGCATGCCGTACAGCGTCGCTCGGCTCAGCGCCTCGTTCGGCGCAGCGCACACCGCGCCGCCGTCATCGCCGAGCACCCGGGCGATGACCGCGGTCGCAGGCGGCGACGCGCCGGCGTCCTCGAGCACCTGGGAGAGCTCGGCCGCCTTCTCGTCGGCCTGCTTGGTCTCGCGCGCCTGGCCGAAGGCGATCACCGCCCACACGCCCAGCAGCACGAGCACGATGACGACGACCACGTAGAGCGTCGAGCGGTGCCGCGGCTCCGACTGCTCGAGTTCGGTGCTCATCTCGTCGCCTCCTCGGAATCGGCGGAGCCGTCGGCCCCGTCTGCGCCATCGGCGTCACCGGCGTCACCGGATCCGTCGCCCGAATCGGCCGCCTTCCACGACGGCTTGCGGAACCGGTAGAAGAGGAACGGCACGAGCAGGCCGAGACCCAGGGCGCCGCCGCCGACGATCAGGAAGTACACCCACGGGTCGCCGCCGCCGAACTGCGACGGAGGAACGAATCCGACGAGCAGGGCTGCGAGCGACGCGGCGAACCCGACACCGCACAGGAGCACGAGCATGGGAGCCCGGAACCCACGTGGATGGTCGGGGTGGTTCCGTCGCAGGCGCACCGCGGCGACGAACATGAGCAGGTACATGATGAGGTACACCTGCGTCGTGATCACCGAGAAGATCCAGTACGCGCTCGACACGTTCGGAATGAGCGCGTAGCCGAGGGCGATGACGGTCGTGATGACCCCCTGGGTCACCAGGAGGTTCTGCTGCACGCCGTGCTTGTTGAGCTTCTGCAGGAACGGCGGCAGGTAGCCCTCCTGCCGCGAGATGAGCAGCAGGCCCTTCGACGGCCCCGCGAGCCAGGTCAGCATGCCTGCCAGCGACGCCGACACGAGCGCGATGCCGATGATCGGCGTCAGCCACTGCGAGTCGAAGACCGCGAGCACCGCGTCGAACGCCTGCATGACACCGGCCGTGAGCGAGAGTTGGTCGGCCGGCACGATCCAGCTGATGGCGAGCGCCGGGAGGATGAAGATCAGCAGCACGAGACCCGACGCCAGGAAGATCGCCCTCGGGAACTCCTTGGCGGGCCTGCGCAGCGACGACACGTGCACCGCGTTCATCTCCATGCCGCTGTACGAGAGGAAGTTGTTCACGATGAGCACGAGGCTCGCGAGCCCCGCCCACTGCGGCAGCAGGTTCTCTGCCGTCATGGGGGCGGCCGACGGGTTGCCCTGCCCGAGGAACGCCGCGCCCAGCACGATCAGCAGCGCGCCGGGGATCAGCGTGCCGATGATGAGCCCCGCGCTCGCGAGGCCGGCGACGCCCTTGGTGCCGCGGGACGAGATGAACACGCCCGACCAGTAGCAGACCACGATCACGAGCGCCGTCCAGACGCCGTTGCTGGCGAGCGCCGGGTTGATCACGTAGGCGAGCGTCGACGCCACGAACCCGAGCAGCGTCGGATAGTAGAAGATCGTCATCGCGAACTGGCACCAGACGGCCAGGAACCCCATCGGCTTCGAGATGCCGGTGGCCACCCAGTTGTAGACGCCGCCCT
Encoded here:
- a CDS encoding dipeptidase, whose product is MSDDLRSRVHDLMDGVRPELAELVAIRSVADPRQFPPEECARAAEWVRGRFAELGFADARLELTPDGSHAVVGSRATTVPDAPTVLLYSHYDVQPPLDESAWSTPPFELTEVDGRWHGRGAADCKGNIVTHLLALRALGDDIPVNLKVVVEGSEEQGTGGLEAYAAANPDVLRADVILVCDTGNAAVGRPAATVSLRGMANVVVTVEALASEVHSGMFGGAAPDALAALIEMLAGLRDSEGNTTIEGLDATRAWHGEPYPPEQFRTDAGVLEGVALLGDGTVSDMLWARPALTVLGIDCPPVTGSTAAIVPKAAARLNLRVPPGTDAQVAHDALAAQLRADAPWGVHVDVATEAVGEPFEASVDGPGFRALGEAMHEAYGVPMTTLGQGGSIPLCNVFADTYPDAEIVLLGVEEPLALIHAPNESVDPSEIEHLALSLALFLRGYGAA
- a CDS encoding APC family permease; amino-acid sequence: MSADAVATKAPRTAYISWVALALMTTASVASLRPAPTMAVYGLACVFLYLVPALIFLLPTSLVSAELASGWKGGVYNWVATGISKPMGFLAVWCQFAMTIFYYPTLLGFVASTLAYVINPALASNGVWTALVIVVCYWSGVFISSRGTKGVAGLASAGLIIGTLIPGALLIVLGAAFLGQGNPSAAPMTAENLLPQWAGLASLVLIVNNFLSYSGMEMNAVHVSSLRRPAKEFPRAIFLASGLVLLIFILPALAISWIVPADQLSLTAGVMQAFDAVLAVFDSQWLTPIIGIALVSASLAGMLTWLAGPSKGLLLISRQEGYLPPFLQKLNKHGVQQNLLVTQGVITTVIALGYALIPNVSSAYWIFSVITTQVYLIMYLLMFVAAVRLRRNHPDHPRGFRAPMLVLLCGVGFAASLAALLVGFVPPSQFGGGDPWVYFLIVGGGALGLGLLVPFLFYRFRKPSWKAADSGDGSGDAGDADGADGADGSADSEEATR